A portion of the Acidisarcina polymorpha genome contains these proteins:
- a CDS encoding lysophospholipid acyltransferase family protein, whose product MERRPGDSVTKPSRRLLAAFALYLRWYIGRHFHALRIAHSERFPRSVQGPTIIYLNHPSWWDPLTCIMVSRYFLPLASHYAPMDESALARYGFFGRLGLFPVELNSPRGARQFLRSSAKILSTPNSVLWLTPQGHFTDPRPRPLVLKTGLASLLSRFPSATLIPLAIEYTYWDERLPEILLNIGLPLRASDSLSKTSECNAVLAASLSAAQDELARLAITRDAGHFEALLEGGAGVGAFYDLWQRFRAGSRGERYQAEHGSIHRS is encoded by the coding sequence ATGGAGCGGAGACCGGGTGATTCAGTCACCAAGCCTTCAAGGCGCCTGCTGGCTGCCTTTGCCCTCTATCTTCGCTGGTACATCGGTCGCCACTTCCATGCTTTGCGCATCGCCCATAGCGAGAGGTTTCCGCGGTCGGTGCAGGGCCCGACAATCATCTATCTCAACCATCCATCCTGGTGGGATCCGCTGACGTGCATCATGGTTTCCCGCTACTTTTTGCCGCTTGCGAGCCACTACGCGCCTATGGATGAGTCGGCTCTGGCGCGTTATGGATTCTTTGGCAGACTCGGGCTCTTCCCGGTTGAACTCAACTCGCCACGCGGGGCCAGGCAGTTTCTTCGTTCCAGCGCAAAAATCTTGTCGACACCGAACTCGGTTTTGTGGCTTACACCGCAAGGCCACTTTACCGATCCGCGGCCTCGGCCACTTGTTTTGAAAACGGGATTGGCCTCGCTGCTTTCGCGCTTCCCCTCAGCAACACTGATACCGCTGGCGATCGAGTACACCTATTGGGATGAGCGTCTTCCGGAGATACTGCTGAACATCGGTCTTCCTCTTCGTGCCAGCGACAGCCTTTCGAAGACGTCCGAGTGCAACGCGGTACTAGCCGCCTCGTTGAGTGCGGCTCAGGATGAACTTGCACGTCTCGCGATCACTCGCGACGCCGGTCACTTCGAAGCGCTGCTTGAGGGAGGCGCGGGCGTCGGGGCCTTCTACGACCTCTGGCAGCGCTTCCGTGCCGGCTCCCGCGGAGAGCGCTACCAGGCCGAACATGGGAGTATTCATCGCTCATGA
- a CDS encoding glycosyltransferase family 2 protein, with the protein MILIRLIELVLFCSVVPAALFLWNVALYHEPRKSGIAELKPLSVLIPARNEERSICASVESVLLSRDIEFEIIVLDDSSTDRTEEMVAQIAASDPRVRVEPAPPLPAGWNGKQHACYVLASLARYDTFCFLDADVRLQPGALSRMSAFLETSGSDLVSGFPFQETKTFLEWLLLPLIHFVLLAYLPIAGMRKFRAPGFAAGCGQFLMVRRAPYFQSGGHAAIRTTMHDGLLLPQLLRKHGFRTDIADLTNLATCRMYQCSSEVWSGLAKNATEGLAAPSRILFFSGLLFFGQIAPLLLAVAILITPLSVIGVIRPWIFAAVLASLLPRLVAVMRFRQRLMSAVLHPIGIAVLLALQWYAFFRKLAGQQATWKDRVYNAG; encoded by the coding sequence ATGATTCTTATTCGTCTAATTGAACTCGTCCTATTTTGTTCCGTCGTTCCAGCAGCATTGTTTTTGTGGAACGTCGCTCTCTATCACGAACCGCGGAAGAGCGGAATAGCTGAACTCAAGCCGTTATCTGTCCTGATTCCGGCGCGCAATGAAGAGCGTTCCATCTGTGCATCCGTTGAAAGCGTGCTGCTCTCCCGGGATATTGAATTCGAGATTATTGTTCTCGATGATTCCTCGACAGACCGTACGGAAGAGATGGTCGCTCAGATCGCTGCAAGCGACCCGCGGGTCCGCGTTGAGCCCGCGCCTCCGCTCCCAGCGGGATGGAACGGCAAGCAACACGCCTGCTATGTTCTGGCCTCACTCGCCCGTTATGACACCTTCTGTTTTCTCGATGCAGATGTCCGCCTTCAGCCGGGAGCGCTCTCGAGGATGTCTGCATTTCTCGAGACTTCCGGCTCCGACCTTGTCAGTGGATTTCCATTTCAAGAAACCAAGACCTTCCTCGAGTGGTTACTGCTTCCGCTGATCCACTTCGTTCTGCTTGCCTATCTCCCGATTGCCGGCATGCGCAAATTTCGGGCCCCGGGCTTTGCTGCCGGCTGCGGCCAGTTCCTGATGGTGCGCCGTGCACCTTACTTTCAAAGCGGAGGCCACGCCGCCATTCGCACCACCATGCATGACGGGCTTCTGCTACCGCAGCTGTTACGAAAGCATGGTTTTCGCACCGATATCGCGGACCTAACGAATCTTGCGACCTGCCGGATGTATCAATGTTCCTCGGAAGTATGGAGCGGACTCGCGAAGAATGCTACCGAAGGACTTGCTGCCCCCTCCCGCATCTTGTTCTTCAGTGGACTTCTGTTTTTCGGCCAGATAGCCCCGCTGCTACTGGCGGTTGCCATCCTGATTACACCGCTCTCTGTTATTGGCGTAATCAGGCCCTGGATCTTTGCTGCCGTGCTCGCTTCGTTGTTACCCCGGCTCGTCGCAGTTATGCGTTTTCGTCAACGCTTGATGAGCGCAGTCTTGCATCCGATCGGTATTGCGGTACTGTTGGCTCTTCAGTGGTATGCGTTTTTTAGGAAATTGGCCGGCCAGCAAGCGACGTGGAAGGACCGCGTCTACAACGCAGGCTAG